Below is a window of Scylla paramamosain isolate STU-SP2022 chromosome 39, ASM3559412v1, whole genome shotgun sequence DNA.
TTCGCATCCTGTCTGGAATTACAGGAAAGCCATTGATTCACATCCTCAGCGCTCGAAACGTTACCAGTATTTCTGTTCCTCCGGTTCATTGGGCCGGTTCCACATGTCCTTTCGTAAGCTCCTGAACCATAACGCGCAACATTTTGGTAACCGCCTCTGATCTGTTTTTATTGGTAATCTAACAAACCGGTAAAGAGTGGCTGTGGAATTGTTGTCACCTCGAGGCATGTCTTAGTAAACCATGTACTTAGTGTGTGTAATATTACCAGAGTTTAACAGGCTATACTGAAGGTTACTGGGGTCTTGAAGCGTGTGTTTATGATTTcagtaataaatgaagaagtgttttgcatttttttacagCTTCGagatattgagttttttttttatggtgtttaATGCTAGTAATGAATGCGTCAGCTTGGAAATTTAAAACGCTTACCTAATCTTACAAGTGTATGCATTaaactgtagtggtggtggtggtggtggtggtgatgagtgaaggacagacaggaagtgtgtgtgtgtgtgtgtgtgtgtgtgtgtgtgtgtgtgtgtgtgtgtgtgtgtgtgtgtgtgtgtgtgtgtgtgtgtgtgtgtgtgtgtgtttctttctttccttgtgtttGCAAATATACTTCATTCTGACTCACTTCTTTGTAGCGGTAAGTAGgtcagccctctctctctctctctctctctctctctctctctctctctctctctctctctctctctctctctctctctctctctctctctctctctctctctctctccctgatgtTTTTGCCTCGGGACTTGGGAAATCCTTTAGGGTTTTtagataaataatgatcttaaaattctctctctctctctctctctctctctctctctctctctctctctctctctctctctctctctctctctctctctctctctctctctctctctctctcaagtacctTCTCACTTCCATAGAGACTTGAAAACctaaaatcaaacaaacaaataaaaggataaataaataaaataaaataagataattaAAACGATAGAAATCTTAACATTATAATAACGGTATTCATCTCAAAACATTCcgcataaatgaataaataaataaaataagataaacaaaaatcaaataagttTTAGACACGTAATCGCTTCGGCTTCCTCTTACacggtcatctctctctctctctctctctctctctctctctctctctctctctctctctctctctctctctctctctcctccaaaccaaatgtaaacaaactctACGTGGCGCTCTTTGGAAACCTTATGACGCTGAAAGGAGTCGCTAATGACGGATATGAAAGGCTCCAATACAAATTCGTAACACCTGTTGGTATTGCAGGGCGTTGGGGGCTGGGGctgggtgggaggagggggagatattTGAACAGCTGAGAAACTATCGTACTTTTGATTCTTGTGTGATAAATTATCGTacgtttttcagtttttttttttttaggcctgATTTTTATTtggtattcatttatttttccaaggttttttttatagtttctttatttttctttctcttttcgtgTTATTCTGTTATGCAATCGATTCCAGTGAAAGTTTGAAAGGtcctagtggaagttattggggttttcgtGATTCTATTGGAAGTTATTGTGGGTTTCCGTGATTCTAGTGGAAGTTTGGTAGGTTATAGCTGAAGTTATTGGGGCTTTCATGATTCTGCTAGTCGTTCAATAGATTctactggaagttattggggtctCAAGGGAATTTTCATGGTTCTACTTGAAGTTATCAGgaatttctttgtgttttcatgattaaaaTTGAAGTTATTTGGATTTTCAAGTGAGTTTTCAttattagtgatagtttaacagctCCGGATGAAAGCCATACGttttttcaagggcgttttcatgattctagcgatAGTTTAACGAGAATTCTGCCTCAACAACAGGAAAAAACGTACATGAGGACTTGTCttatcatccctgtggcctgtAAAAATATTGTGCCTTATATTGCTGGCTATGTGTCTAGagttgtctgtcagtgtgtgtgtgtgtgtgtgtgtgtcagtgtctaTCTTACTCGCTTTCACTCAGTAATGAAGTAAGATCTCGAGATGAAACAAATCCAGAAcaattatgtctctctctctctctctctctctctctctctctctctctctctctctctctctctctctctctctctctctctctctctctctctcacgccagcTAGCAAGTTATTcccgctttctctctccttttttcttcacaaTCCACTATTTACATCCTCCATGTTGgaattatctttattatttttctttatttttccaccaACTCGCGTTCCGGTTAGGATAATTTACTAACGGGATTTGCTTGCCTGTGGGggatggtgggggtgggggagggggagtgggggggtGTTATGAGCGTCGGTTGTGGTGGAGTCAGCGGGGGGAGATTTAAATTTTTGAGGTTTATAACtgctgatgatggtaatgatatgtttgtgtgtgtgtatgtgtgtgtgtgtgttgtggttgcgattatgttatttattttaggttgttattgtgttttttatagttcaaaggattctctctctctctctctctctctctctctctctctctctctctctctctctctctctctctctctctctctctctctctctctctctctctctagacactGAGTGGGGAAATCTTGGAGGTACAGGGTGTGTAAAAAAGCATGTGAACTCGATTTGAAATtgctgtctttttatttattttttcccttttttttggggggggaggggggtgagatGGGAGTGATATACGAACACTGACCCATAAAACTGtacttgacaaaaaaaagtaggttATTTGAACTTTTTATTGCTCGTCTTTTggaatagtattattattatttttgttttctctttcttttgtctttcgttatttgtttcttttcgtccttccttctctgtctttcttttcctttctttttcttctttctattcttccttctctttttctttccttttcttttttttcatctttcatttcatttctcctgcctcccccccctccctttctttttcattcattcatcctttctttcttttctttcatcctttttttctgtccctctcttccctgcctGTGTTGTTATTTTGATCAGtataccccctcccccccccactaGCATCAATATATCATTCTTGAGGTGATCAATGCCACAATACAAATCGCCTTAAGAAATCACTACTCAACTTAACCCTAATACTTCTCAGCTTCCTATCAGATCCAAAAGGTTCATCCCCCGTCGTATTTTTGGCGAGTGCTTACGTTACTTGACCAAGATTCATTACGATTAGGTtataaatagtgttttttttacatatatttctttttaatgtaataTAAAAATCTACTGACCTATTTAACGTGACTACTAACACTGGGTCAGTATTCTACAGCTTTAGGGTGACTACTAGTAACATTTCGTCTTTGTCTCCTTCAGGATGACGAGCATATAAAGAAGCGGGAGGCGGCTTCAGCTCCTCCTGCGATCCTAgcggtcttccttccttcatggaCCACTCCTCCTCGCTCTCCGCCCCTCTCCTCCAGCATGACCTCGAGGTACTGTactactgctgtgtgtgtgctggtgctagtggtagtagttgtagtagtagtagtagtagtagtacttgttgttgttgttgttgttgttgttgttgttgcctttgTTTCATCAGTTTTacagtattttgaaacacttctgcgccgcatttCCATTGCTTTCAAAGAGCTCTATTAGTTAAAGTGACACGGatcttcaagagtgtttttacggttctagtgagatTGACAAAATTTCTGCATGATTAACAGGaaaaacgctcttgagaaaCCGCcgcatcatctctgtggcctttgaaaaatagtcgtggagagagagagagagagagagagagagagagagagagagagagagaaacaaagcatttctgaatacaaaTTTTCACCTAACTCTTCCCTTTTAGCTTTTATTAAGTGTCCATTAATATACGTGCCTTAAAATGACTACATCTTTCATATCTGTGAACGGGTATACGGGAGGAACACCGCCCTTTACACCATTCCTCCCTCTACGCCTccaggtggcggcggcggcgggctcTGACGGGGGCAAGGGAAGTATCAGCATCGACAGCAGCCCGGCGAGGAAGCGAGGGGCGGTCAAGGTGCGGGGGCTGGCGAGTCTGCTGGCCATCAACGCGCTGGTGTGTGGCGTGGAGATCGTATCCAGCGCAGCCTTCACCTTCATCCCCCCGCTGTTACTGAAGGCGGGATACACGGAGACTGTCATGACAATTATACTGGGCATCGgtaagagagagcgagagagagcgagagagaggggggtggggcgTGGGGAAAGGAGAAACTGGAACAAACTGGAATCCTAGGCTCTAaggtaactgagagagagagagagagagagagagagagagagagagagagagagagttatactgGGACTAGGACGGGCCTCTActatcctactactactactactactactactactactactactactactactactactactactactactactactactattactactactggccACCCCGCGTATCGGATTAACCCACTCTTGTCCCACGCAGATCATTAGACAGGTAGGACACAGTGCACctgatgattaaaaaaaaaaaaagtgacaggtgAGGTGGATGGGCGGGTAGGTGGGCAGGTAAAAGGGGTGTTTTTGTCGCTgtttttctggtgtgtgtgtgttgggggtttAGTTTCAAGGTGATtagtcatggtgtgtgtgtgtgtgtgtgtgtgtgtgatagtaatatttgtttgtttgtctttctttggtgcagccttcaaacacacacacacacacacacacacatataggtTAGCACGCTCGACTCAACCacgaaggcccgggttcgaatcctgggcgCGGCGAgacaaatgggcgagcctcttaatgtgtagcctctgttcacctagcagcaagtaggtacgggatatAACCTGAGGGATTGTGACCTCGATGTCCctctgtgtggtgtgtcagtggtctcagacctacccaaagatcggtcactatgaactctgggctctttccatagggaaacggctggctgggtgaccagcaggcGACCGTAGgtgaaacacaaaataaaacaataatttctctctctctctctctctctctctctctctctctctctctctctctctctctctctctctctctctctctctctctctctctctctctctctctctctctctctcacaaaagaCAAATTCCTCTATACAAACTcacccacccatcaccacccatcactcactcacccatacCTTGCACAGCTCCCTTCCTGGACATGGGGACAGTGCCTCTGCTCGCCGAGTGGAGTGACCGGTGCACCTCTGCCCTTGGGAGGAGGCGTCCCTTCATCATGTTCCTGTCATcagtccttctcttctccctcacactCATCCCTTACGGCCCCACCATAGCCCTTGCGTTCTCCGATGAGGCGTCTCCGAGGTTGaagtaagttgttttcttcttcttcttcagtgtcttttttttctctctctctctctctctctgttgtgttgttcatctatttttcctcttgcttattttttttcttttccttgttctccaGTGATGTCTCCCCTAGGTTgaaattatttttctcttcctcctcctgtttcttcatttctttctctctcctgttttgcAGTGGtctgtttgttgctgttttcctctcccttcttctgtttctcctttttttttttctttcttctgtgttgTCATGCTGTGGTCTATTAGTCTTTGATGCTTCCCCTTGGTTGAAATAAgtcactgtttttttctctcttcctcctgtttctccttttctttctcctatatTCCAGTGgtcttagtcagtcagtcaatcttccttctatttttcctgtAACAAGTAACCAGTTTCTTGTATTGCTTTCATCTCTAACTATCAAGGCTAAAAAATAATTCAagctcattttctttattttttcaccttccAGCATGGTCACATAAACAAAAGCTTTTTCATGCATCACTCTCATCCATACCTATCAGtttacttcatttttcctcccacAGCATGATCATCCTTGCCCTTGGTGTCATCCTTCTGGACTACAGTTACCAGGCACTCTTCAACCCCTGTGAGTCCCTCCTGTCTGACCTGCTTGCCACATCTCCTGAGTGGGAGCAGACGCGTGGGTTCACCGTGTACTCTGCCTCCATCTCTCTTGGTGGCATTCTGGGCTACCTCATTGTGTCCATTGACTGGTCCTCCACTGGTAAGCTGCCTTATTTTGGGCTGTGGAGTGTTCATTGGTGCCTTCTCAGACATTTCATTATCTCGTTGTGGTGTTTTCAAAGGTGCCGGAGATGATGGCTAATTTTTctggggtatttttttttactcttcagTCTTTGTGAATGTTTGATGAGTCACAGGCACCTTCTGAAACCTTTCACTCTCTTGTCAGGACTGTTTTAAGAAGCTCCATAGATGATGGGATCATTTTTCCAGGATGTTTTTACCAGCTGAGCTTCCATTTTCAGTCTCAGGAATGTTTGACAGTTTGTAGGTTTGTGTACATTTCCTGAAACCTTTTGTTatctcataaggactgttttcaaagactcAAGAAATGACTGATTACTTTTTTGGGGATATTTTCCCTGAGATGATGCAGAATACACATCTCAGAGTTCTGTTTCTGAGCAGCACAGACTGATGTAGCATGGTGTTCCAGGGTTCCTCCTCGGGTCCCAGGAGCAGACGGCCTTCTCTGTGATCTTTGTGATGTTCCTACCGTGTCTGTTCCTGACGCTGTGCTTCGCCCGGGAGAAGCCCTTCACATCCTCCTGTGGGCCACTGGGGCATGGGCAGGTGGAGGCGGGCCTGGAGGGAGAGTACCTGAAGGCGCACACCAAGGAGATGGCCGTGCTGGATCTCACCAGGGACCTGCCGGCACTGGTGAGGGACCACCCCTCCGATGGCGGCTACGAGAGTGGCTCCAGTGAGACGGAGGAGATGGCGCCACTGGTGCTGCCATCCTCTGAGATGCTGCGATGGAGGTACCAGCTCCTCGTCCATCAGCTGAGCCGCCTACCGCACCTCACCCTTCAGCGCGTTGTCAATGGGGTGCTGCGGCTGCTGTGGAAGCTGTTCCTGGTGGTGCTGTACCTGCCCTATCAGGTGAGTGTGTCAGGCAAGCCACTGTCTGCCACTCACTGCCAGGCTGCCACACTCAACCTTTGTACATCAACACTTGTATTCATCTCATCCATCCTTGTGacatgatacaaaaaaaacttggttatttgttatttattttattttaaagtCAGTTTCACCCTTATAATCATAATTGTCCAGcatcttaagtatttctctTAACTTGTGAAGCCTTGGACATCTCAGCACATCACCCCCCCACCTCCTTGCTGACTGACTGCTCCACTTCCTGTCTGACTTACTGCCCTACTCCCTGCCTGATTGACTGCCCCACTCCCTGCCTGACTGTCCATACTCCCACAGGTGATCAAACTGCCACAGGACACTTGGCGGCGAGTCAGCACGGCGCCCACTGTGCTGCGACGGCTGTTCCTGTCCGAGCTGTTTGGCTGGATGGGCTTCATGTGCCATAACATGTTCTTCACTGATTTTGTGGGGCAGTACATGTATGGTGGGCTTCCTGATGCCCCAGAGCACACCACGGGCGCCCTGCTGTATGATGAGGGTGTTCGCATGGGCTCCTGGGGACTCTTCCTTCACAGCTTGACTGGTGAGCAccttcatctcccctccttGTATCCTTTAGTAGTCATTGTTTATACTTTACCTGTGagttatttgtttttatgtaagagaggcatTAGTCTAAGGGAacaagaaggatgaaaggaaggcccactgaggtgcaaGTCCCTAAAGGAAGTTCAAAAAGTATCAAGTGGAGGATAATGTGTCTTGAAACGTCCCTCTTTTAGTCAGTTGTAgtattcccacacacacacacacacacactcagatcATAGGTCCCTCACACCTTATATAATTCTCTTTGAACCTTCCCACTCCCCTGACTGTATACTGTACTTGTCATTGTTTGTACTGTGCCACTAGTCATTCAGTTGTAgcattcccacacacacacacatacacacaggtcTCTCACACACCATGTCTCCCTCACTCAtgcctccatctccttccagcCTGCCTGTACGCCTTCTTTGTCCAGCAGCACATTGTCGACATCATAGGCCACCGTGCAGTGTTCCTCGGTGGCCTGGCTGGCTTCTCCCTCACCATGCTGGCCACCATTGTCTCACCCAACATAGCCTTCCTCAACGCAGTCACTGCCATGTCAGGGATTGGATTTGCTGCCCTCACCTCAACGCCAAACATGCTCGTCACTCTCTATAactcagacagacaggtgagggaCTGCTGTGATAGACAGGCAAGGGGTTCAGGGATAGATTGAAGGATTGCAAGGACAGACATATGCCCTCACCTCAACTTGCTTTTCACTCTATAACTCATAAAGACAGGTGAGGGACTGCTGGGATAGATAGGCAAGGGGTTCAGGGATAGATTGTGGGATTGCAAGGACATACAGATGAAGGATTAGGGGACATAAGTGAGGGACTGCAGGGACAGACAGGCAAAGGGAATCAGGGGTTATAGATATCAGTGCATGATTAATCACCTTATTAAACTtcaacctttatttttttaaccagTAGCATTTCACACTTTGTAAACGAGGCAGCAGCAAGATGACAGGATTATGTCAGTgggaaatcatgaaaaaaaaatgtaaatatgacTTCCTGACCTTTCTTTACCCGATTCCACAGCTGTACATGTGGGACGAACAGAGCCCAGAGGGAGGCGAGGAGCGGGGCCTGGGGACAGACGTTGCGGTGCTGGACACTGCCTACTTCCTCTCCCAGATCATTCTCTCAGTGTGCATGGGGCCGCTGGTGGACTTGACAGGCTCAGCGCTGCCCTACATGGTGGTGGCAGCCTTCACTGGGCTCATCTCTGTCTACTGCGGCACCAAGATTGTGTTCACGGATGCAGACCTGAGGCAGCTGCGGCTTGGTCTGTTCTAGTGGTGGTGCTGACTTGCCTTAGTAACCTGGTTGGGGGGAAGATAGGGACTGTTGGGGACTCCTTGGGTGGGGATCAAGGGGAGTTGTGAAGGGAGGGAGTTGAGGGCAGTGGGCAAGGAAGAGAGGTGCTAAAGTGACCGTTTCCATGTCAATCAAACTCACATGAGGTGCTCACTTGTACATCGAGGTGTTGAAATGTGTGTTAGAGGACTGCACCAAGGCTAGCATGTGCACTGTGGGGTGTAGGGGTGTACAGTGTAAAGGGAAGGGCGTACAGAgtggtgtgtggcagtgttctTTACCGAGTGCTGGGAGGTTGGGTCTTTTATCGTTGTTGTCCTTAGACGCCACACACTCACTGATGCAGAGTTGTGAGCCAAGTCAGAATGCCACTGAAGCCTTCCCAGTGAGTGTTCCAGTATCACTCATGCAACAGTATTTGCAGTGGTTACGATTACTTTGTGTATTTATAGCAAGTTGACTTTTttatacttatttatatatatatatatatgattttattGTTATGTATCAGCTTCCCTCGTAggcatggaggagagacactggcAAGGAAGGGGACGTGTCTCAGCCTGGGTAGTTTGTGGTGTGTTTGCTGAGTCACTGGGCCAATTAAGAGTTGGGGAGGGGGGGCACCTCCACTCCCCCTGTACATATAATCAAGGACACACAAACACTTGTGTCAACACTCGCACATCTTTCAAGCCATTAATAACTGCACAAATATCTTTAAAAAATCTTATGTTAATTCAGATCTCTATAAAATTGACATATGCACATTACTTGAATGTAAGAGTATTTCATTTCACTTCGGACATGAATTACTGACACTTGTCAGATTCATATCACAACATTTATATGGTAGCTTGTCATTTCAAGTGACCATGCAAAACTCCAGAGAGGCGAGGGAAGCTGGTACTGTTGTGTTCATGGTTGTCCCACTGCTGCGTAAGAAGACAGGACAGGAAGCAGACGTTTCTTGGCAGCAGTGAGGGTGACGTGTGCAGTGAGTGAAGGACCTGCGCCTCCCACAGACCCCTCTCAAGGCAGCAGGATTCAAATTTTATCAAAGTCTTCCCAAACCAGTTGAAGTATTTTACACAAGCCCTCTGCCCCTTGAAGTATTCCTCCCCCACAGACCTCTTGTGCTGCTCCTCACCGCCAGTCTGCACCATCAATACAAAGAGAATCCCTCCATTTTTTAACACAAGATAGTTGATAACGCATTCACTTTGACCCTCTGTCAGTACGCTGCGGTCCTGACATTCCTTAAATTTAATGGAACAAATCAAGTACCTGCAGATGTTCTTTGTTCTCTACGCCACCTGTTTGGTCGGCAAGCCCTGTGTGGTGCTACGTGACCCTTGGTGGTGCTCAGGACTCATCACGCACTCATCACTCACTCATCCGATAACATAAACATGAGGATTGTTGTGTCATTGTAGGTCAAGTGTAAGTCGAGTCTTTCAGTGCTTTGGGAACCACAAGTACTCACTCACGCGCACATTTCAAGCACAAACAAACTgccgaacaaacaaacagcatTAACATATTGCCGCATACCCACTTGCTTTCCATCACGCGTTGCCCACGACTCGGATGTCTGATGCTCGCCTTGTATTTGCACCTTTTGTTACCACTATCTT
It encodes the following:
- the LOC135091987 gene encoding solute carrier family 45 member 3-like — protein: MDHSSSLSAPLLQHDLEVAAAAGSDGGKGSISIDSSPARKRGAVKVRGLASLLAINALVCGVEIVSSAAFTFIPPLLLKAGYTETVMTIILGIAPFLDMGTVPLLAEWSDRCTSALGRRRPFIMFLSSVLLFSLTLIPYGPTIALAFSDEASPRLNMIILALGVILLDYSYQALFNPCESLLSDLLATSPEWEQTRGFTVYSASISLGGILGYLIVSIDWSSTGFLLGSQEQTAFSVIFVMFLPCLFLTLCFAREKPFTSSCGPLGHGQVEAGLEGEYLKAHTKEMAVLDLTRDLPALVRDHPSDGGYESGSSETEEMAPLVLPSSEMLRWRYQLLVHQLSRLPHLTLQRVVNGVLRLLWKLFLVVLYLPYQVIKLPQDTWRRVSTAPTVLRRLFLSELFGWMGFMCHNMFFTDFVGQYMYGGLPDAPEHTTGALLYDEGVRMGSWGLFLHSLTACLYAFFVQQHIVDIIGHRAVFLGGLAGFSLTMLATIVSPNIAFLNAVTAMSGIGFAALTSTPNMLVTLYNSDRQLYMWDEQSPEGGEERGLGTDVAVLDTAYFLSQIILSVCMGPLVDLTGSALPYMVVAAFTGLISVYCGTKIVFTDADLRQLRLGLF